In one Haloplanus salinus genomic region, the following are encoded:
- a CDS encoding universal stress protein, which produces METILLATDGSEYARRAAREALDIAERRDAALHVICVVDERRFGDPALSSAELATIYAEDHAAVSVDEVIEMAEHRSVVVEGDTRHGIPHEVIVEYAAEVDADTIVVGEHGDHEEHFSGVGRHVSEQTDRDVVVIEAIPDQ; this is translated from the coding sequence ATGGAAACGATTCTACTGGCGACGGACGGGAGCGAGTACGCGCGGCGGGCCGCCCGTGAGGCACTGGACATCGCCGAGCGACGTGACGCGGCGCTTCACGTCATCTGCGTCGTCGACGAGCGACGTTTCGGCGACCCCGCACTCAGCTCGGCCGAGCTCGCGACGATCTACGCGGAGGACCACGCCGCCGTCTCCGTGGACGAGGTGATCGAGATGGCCGAGCACCGTTCCGTGGTGGTGGAGGGGGACACTCGCCACGGGATTCCCCACGAAGTCATCGTCGAGTACGCCGCCGAGGTGGACGCGGACACCATCGTCGTCGGCGAACACGGCGACCACGAGGAGCATTTCTCCGGCGTCGGCCGCCACGTCTCCGAGCAGACCGACCGGGACGTGGTCGTTATCGAGGCGATCCCCGACCAGTAG
- a CDS encoding plastocyanin/azurin family copper-binding protein → MRRRRMLTTLGAAVATGTAGCTAVGTLGDANGDVGMTAVAFEPATITVDAGEEVVWYNNSARAHSITAYEDGIPEGADYFATGGYDSEAAAREAWDGMHGAITNGQRYAHTFEVPGTYSYFCIPHERGGMVGRVVVE, encoded by the coding sequence ATGCGCAGACGCCGGATGCTCACGACGCTGGGAGCGGCGGTCGCCACGGGCACCGCCGGCTGTACCGCCGTCGGCACGCTGGGGGACGCCAACGGCGACGTGGGGATGACCGCGGTGGCGTTCGAGCCCGCGACGATCACCGTCGACGCCGGCGAGGAGGTCGTCTGGTACAACAACAGCGCCCGTGCCCACTCGATCACCGCCTACGAGGACGGCATCCCCGAGGGGGCCGACTACTTCGCCACCGGCGGCTACGACTCCGAGGCCGCCGCCCGCGAGGCGTGGGACGGCATGCACGGCGCGATCACCAACGGCCAGCGATACGCCCACACGTTCGAGGTGCCGGGCACGTACAGCTACTTCTGTATCCCACACGAGCGCGGCGGGATGGTCGGACGGGTCGTCGTCGAGTAG
- a CDS encoding cation-translocating P-type ATPase has product MSAPYPPDDAVWHGLSVADTLDRLETDSAGLDSDEARARLDAFGSNEIVATADASPLRLFLSQFRDFLVYLLVLAALLSLGIGLLPSADPHYADAALILLILLANGVFGFVQDYRAEQAIAALRDLSAPEATVLRDGDPVTVDATAVVPGDVLVLEGGDAVPADARLVDAAGMQADESALTGESTSVAKSVAPVDPDAPLAERTDMVYMNTSVVTGRGRAVVVRTGMDTEVGSIATQIEAAPDDPTPFQAEVDRLGRQIGYGVLALIGVVATVQFALTAANPLTILLVGVTLAVAAVPEGLPAVVTFTLALGSRRLVERNALVRRLPVVESLGSVDTILTDKTGTLTENRMTVTRLYASGETYALDAADLDSTNEPPEPALANGSGAVVSVLRCGAICNNATRTPDAETAYRGDPTEAALMAAATNAGVAVDADRVRELPFSSERGRMTVLVEDGPLTAYTKGALEVVLDRCDRVLEDGSVSPLTDETRAAIRETNQSFAGDALRVLGFASKTVDDPDASADDIERGMVFLGLQGMLDPAREEVPGAVADCRDAGIRVVMVTGDNVETAKAIGTDVGFDPTGALTGREIRDYSEERLRRAVEEVEVFARVDPEHKVRVLGALQANDHTVAMTGDGVNDAPALRSADVGIAMGQRGTDVARGASDMILQDDNFATIRDAIAEGRGVFDNVRKFVNYLLSANAGEVLVVFLGVLLGTALLPDTFVEGAEALVLTPVMLLWINLVTDGLPALALGADPKADGVLDRPPRPPDESVIDRRTMASIAAIGVVMTVTGLGLFFYSLATVADLIRAQTLLFTFLVVVEVVRIQVIRSRYDLSPLSNPWLLGAIAVTLLLQLLVLYTPLSGVFAVRPLSLGDWVPIAVAFTGFLVLNLGVRDLLDRGDRPPRT; this is encoded by the coding sequence ATGAGCGCTCCATACCCCCCCGACGACGCCGTCTGGCACGGGCTGTCGGTCGCGGACACTCTCGATCGACTGGAGACGGACTCGGCGGGTCTCGACAGTGACGAGGCCCGTGCCCGCCTCGACGCCTTCGGATCCAACGAAATCGTCGCGACCGCCGACGCCTCGCCGCTCCGGCTCTTCCTCTCGCAGTTCCGGGATTTCCTGGTCTACCTCCTCGTCCTCGCCGCCCTCCTGTCGCTCGGGATCGGGTTGCTTCCGAGCGCCGACCCCCACTACGCCGACGCGGCGCTGATCCTCCTGATCCTCCTCGCGAACGGCGTGTTCGGGTTCGTCCAGGACTACCGGGCCGAGCAGGCCATCGCTGCGCTTCGCGACCTGTCCGCGCCCGAGGCGACGGTCCTGCGCGACGGCGACCCGGTCACCGTCGACGCGACGGCCGTCGTCCCCGGCGACGTGCTCGTCCTCGAAGGTGGGGACGCGGTTCCGGCCGACGCCCGACTCGTCGACGCCGCCGGGATGCAGGCCGACGAGTCGGCCCTCACCGGCGAGAGCACGAGCGTCGCGAAGTCGGTCGCCCCCGTCGACCCCGACGCGCCGCTGGCCGAACGGACCGACATGGTCTACATGAACACGTCGGTCGTCACGGGCCGCGGGCGGGCCGTCGTGGTGCGGACGGGAATGGACACCGAAGTCGGGAGCATCGCCACGCAGATCGAGGCAGCGCCGGACGACCCGACGCCGTTCCAGGCGGAGGTCGACCGCCTCGGCAGACAGATCGGGTACGGCGTCCTCGCCCTCATCGGGGTCGTCGCTACGGTCCAGTTCGCGTTGACGGCCGCGAATCCGTTGACGATTCTCCTCGTCGGGGTCACACTCGCCGTCGCCGCCGTTCCCGAGGGGCTTCCCGCGGTGGTCACGTTCACGCTCGCGCTCGGCTCCCGACGGCTAGTCGAGCGCAACGCCCTAGTCCGCCGCCTGCCGGTCGTCGAGAGTCTCGGCTCCGTCGACACCATCCTCACGGACAAGACCGGCACGCTCACCGAAAACCGGATGACGGTCACGCGGCTCTACGCCAGCGGCGAGACGTACGCGCTCGACGCGGCGGACTTGGACTCGACGAACGAGCCACCCGAACCGGCACTCGCGAACGGCTCGGGCGCCGTCGTATCCGTCCTCCGGTGTGGTGCCATCTGTAACAACGCGACCCGTACCCCGGACGCCGAGACGGCGTATCGTGGCGACCCGACGGAAGCCGCGCTCATGGCTGCCGCGACGAACGCCGGGGTGGCGGTCGACGCCGACCGCGTCCGCGAACTCCCCTTCTCCTCCGAGCGCGGGCGGATGACCGTCCTGGTCGAGGACGGCCCGCTCACCGCCTACACGAAAGGTGCTCTCGAAGTGGTGCTCGACCGGTGTGACCGCGTCCTCGAGGACGGGTCGGTGTCGCCGCTCACCGACGAGACGCGGGCGGCGATCCGCGAGACCAACCAGTCGTTCGCGGGCGACGCGCTCCGCGTCCTCGGGTTCGCGTCCAAGACGGTCGACGACCCCGACGCGAGCGCAGACGACATCGAGCGCGGGATGGTCTTTCTGGGCCTGCAGGGGATGCTCGACCCCGCCCGCGAGGAGGTGCCGGGCGCCGTCGCCGACTGCCGGGACGCGGGCATCAGGGTCGTGATGGTCACCGGCGACAACGTCGAGACGGCGAAGGCCATCGGGACGGACGTGGGCTTCGACCCGACCGGCGCGCTGACCGGCCGGGAGATTCGGGACTACTCCGAGGAACGGCTCCGACGCGCCGTCGAGGAGGTGGAAGTGTTCGCCCGCGTCGACCCGGAACACAAGGTCCGCGTCCTCGGCGCGCTCCAGGCGAACGACCACACCGTGGCGATGACCGGCGACGGCGTCAACGACGCCCCCGCGCTCCGATCCGCGGACGTCGGCATCGCGATGGGTCAGCGTGGGACCGACGTGGCACGCGGGGCGAGCGACATGATCCTGCAGGACGACAATTTCGCGACGATCCGCGACGCCATCGCGGAGGGCCGCGGGGTCTTCGACAACGTCCGCAAGTTCGTGAACTACCTCCTCTCGGCCAACGCGGGCGAGGTGCTCGTCGTCTTCCTCGGCGTCCTCCTCGGTACCGCCCTGCTTCCCGACACCTTCGTCGAAGGGGCGGAGGCGCTGGTGCTCACGCCCGTGATGCTCCTCTGGATCAACTTGGTGACCGACGGGCTGCCGGCGCTCGCGCTCGGTGCCGATCCGAAAGCCGACGGCGTCCTCGACCGCCCACCCCGGCCGCCGGACGAGTCGGTCATCGACCGGCGGACGATGGCCTCCATCGCCGCCATCGGCGTCGTCATGACGGTCACCGGACTCGGGCTCTTCTTTTATAGCCTGGCGACGGTCGCCGACCTGATCCGCGCCCAGACGCTCCTCTTTACGTTCCTCGTCGTCGTCGAAGTCGTGCGCATTCAGGTGATCCGGTCGCGGTACGACCTCTCGCCGTTGTCGAACCCCTGGCTGCTCGGGGCCATCGCGGTGACGCTCCTCCTCCAACTGCTCGTCCTCTACACGCCGCTCAGTGGCGTCTTCGCCGTCCGACCGCTCTCGCTCGGCGACTGGGTGCCCATCGCCGTCGCGTTCACCGGCTTCCTCGTCCTCAATCTGGGAGTGCGCGACCTCCTCGATCGGGGTGACCGGCCGCCACGCACGTGA
- a CDS encoding DUF211 domain-containing protein, which produces MTSVRRLVLDVLKPHDPSLVEFTDQLSRVDGVAGATCTLVELDREVQNVEVTLEGEDLDVGTVESTIDGLGGTVHSVDLVACGDRPVTPRRPPRDA; this is translated from the coding sequence ATGACCTCCGTCCGACGGCTCGTCCTCGACGTGCTCAAGCCCCACGACCCGTCGCTCGTGGAGTTCACCGACCAGCTCTCCCGGGTCGACGGCGTCGCGGGCGCCACCTGCACGCTCGTCGAACTGGACCGCGAGGTCCAGAACGTCGAAGTAACCCTGGAGGGTGAGGACCTCGACGTCGGTACGGTCGAGTCGACTATCGACGGTCTGGGTGGCACCGTCCACTCCGTCGACTTGGTCGCGTGTGGCGACCGCCCCGTGACGCCCCGACGGCCACCCCGCGACGCCTGA
- a CDS encoding ATP-binding protein, which translates to MAVDVALPTTAEGRVSIRIADDGPGLPPVERRVLRTAEETQLTHSTGLGLWLTNWIVRASSGRIDVASDDGATVVIELPTP; encoded by the coding sequence GTGGCGGTCGACGTCGCGCTGCCTACGACCGCGGAGGGCCGCGTCTCGATTCGCATCGCCGACGACGGCCCGGGCCTCCCGCCGGTCGAGCGACGGGTGCTCCGGACCGCAGAGGAGACACAGCTCACCCACAGCACCGGGCTTGGACTGTGGCTCACCAACTGGATCGTCCGTGCGTCGAGCGGCCGGATCGACGTGGCGTCCGACGACGGGGCGACCGTCGTGATCGAACTCCCGACCCCGTAG
- a CDS encoding 30S ribosomal protein S3ae — translation MSERSVSKQKRGKRWYTIFAPEQYDRAELGQTVADEPEKVIGRTIETTLGELTDDAGANNTKLTFKITDVGSDAAYTEFVKHELTRDYLRSLVRRGASKVDATITVLTTDDYRVRVQPVAFTTKKADRSQEQAIRRIMIDIVEDAAAERDFQSFVESAVEGRLSSAVYGDAKTVYPLRRVEIQKLTLEARPEEVAAEEEAAVDVDEEDVAVDED, via the coding sequence ATGAGTGAACGTTCAGTATCCAAGCAGAAGCGAGGCAAGCGCTGGTACACGATTTTCGCCCCGGAGCAGTACGACCGGGCGGAACTCGGCCAGACGGTTGCCGACGAACCGGAGAAAGTCATCGGACGAACGATCGAAACGACCCTCGGCGAACTCACCGACGACGCCGGGGCGAACAACACCAAACTCACGTTCAAGATCACGGACGTGGGCTCGGACGCCGCCTACACGGAGTTCGTGAAACACGAGCTCACGCGGGACTACCTGCGGAGCCTCGTGCGCCGTGGCGCCTCGAAGGTCGACGCGACGATTACGGTGCTGACGACGGACGACTACCGCGTCCGCGTCCAGCCCGTCGCGTTCACGACGAAGAAGGCCGACCGCAGTCAGGAGCAGGCCATTCGTCGGATCATGATCGACATCGTCGAGGACGCCGCCGCCGAACGCGACTTCCAGTCCTTCGTCGAGAGCGCCGTCGAAGGCCGCCTCTCCTCGGCCGTCTACGGCGACGCCAAGACGGTCTACCCGCTTCGTCGGGTCGAAATCCAGAAGCTCACCCTCGAAGCGCGCCCCGAAGAGGTCGCCGCCGAAGAAGAGGCCGCCGTCGACGTGGACGAGGAAGACGTCGCCGTCGACGAGGACTGA
- a CDS encoding VIT1/CCC1 transporter family protein: MAPVRRLLRRLLAKEDILAISRRYFVSNGFDGTLTAIGIVVGAVLSGVPDGATVVKIGLGAAVGLGTSAVWSVWEIERAETKAEILRLERAMLTDLDDTRIQREGRSARLLHATVSGLGPLIGILVPLVPFLFEGTVVTMDEAALIAVGLGVGVLATFGAYMGSISGQRWYVAAARMGVAGLVVAGINWLLPG; the protein is encoded by the coding sequence GTGGCCCCCGTTCGTCGGCTCCTCCGTCGACTACTCGCGAAGGAGGACATCCTCGCGATTTCGCGCCGCTACTTCGTCTCCAACGGCTTCGACGGCACCCTCACCGCCATCGGCATCGTTGTCGGCGCCGTCCTCTCCGGCGTTCCCGACGGCGCGACGGTAGTCAAAATCGGGCTGGGCGCCGCCGTCGGCCTCGGCACCTCCGCCGTCTGGAGCGTCTGGGAAATCGAACGCGCCGAGACCAAAGCCGAGATCCTCCGTCTCGAACGCGCGATGCTCACCGACCTCGACGACACGCGCATCCAACGCGAAGGGCGCAGCGCGCGCCTCCTCCACGCCACCGTGAGCGGGCTCGGCCCGCTCATCGGTATCCTCGTTCCGCTCGTCCCGTTCCTGTTCGAGGGCACGGTGGTTACGATGGACGAGGCTGCCCTGATCGCCGTCGGCCTCGGCGTCGGCGTGCTGGCGACGTTCGGGGCCTACATGGGGTCGATCTCCGGCCAGCGGTGGTACGTCGCCGCGGCGCGCATGGGGGTGGCGGGGCTGGTGGTGGCGGGGATCAACTGGCTGTTGCCGGGGTAA
- a CDS encoding PIN domain-containing protein has product MPAVTRPQSRTWPLTKRGRIGASTVVLSELYRGLLIGQDVTSEEAMSKYEWVEPVPFTNGTATEAAELRVELRADGGMINESDVYIAGTARSLGVSLVVGDDHFGAVDDLTVETYRT; this is encoded by the coding sequence GTGCCCGCGGTGACGAGGCCGCAGTCGCGTACTTGGCCGCTCACGAAGAGGGGGAGGATCGGCGCCTCGACGGTCGTCCTGTCCGAACTCTATCGCGGGTTGCTGATCGGCCAAGATGTGACGTCCGAGGAGGCGATGTCGAAGTACGAGTGGGTGGAACCCGTGCCGTTCACGAACGGGACTGCCACGGAAGCCGCCGAACTACGTGTCGAACTCAGAGCCGACGGCGGGATGATCAACGAGAGTGACGTCTACATCGCTGGAACTGCGCGCTCGCTCGGCGTGTCGCTCGTCGTCGGTGACGATCATTTCGGTGCCGTCGACGACCTGACCGTCGAGACGTACCGAACGTAG
- a CDS encoding exonuclease RecJ, which produces MSTVPAVPEDAADAGDVAAALREAPFVRVVAAADGDALAASGVLARACRKRSIPFQVRVDPVPDPTPGEGDDIVVGVGAVGGDVALVGADPASLVAVATARELGVDPDPLLALAGVATAGRPLGADAAGTLLDATRERTTVERRPGLATPTPDLAEGLAHSTLVRAPVSGDPEAARTALSRLGLPSEPTDEDRRRLASWLAVEATASSARATEAVERALRPHATPDARFATIEGFGDALDAAARERPGTGIALAIRDDGPVAGTLGAWRGHARAVHEALTAATTGRYDGVFVARVDETDPGRLGTVARLCRDFQSPEPVVLAVGEGAAAAASVDDARLADASREAVRSVDGSGTSAGDARRATARFDSDGEVSRFITAFREAL; this is translated from the coding sequence ATGTCGACCGTGCCCGCCGTCCCCGAGGACGCTGCCGACGCTGGCGACGTAGCCGCGGCGCTCCGCGAGGCCCCGTTCGTTCGGGTCGTCGCGGCCGCTGACGGCGACGCGCTGGCCGCGAGCGGCGTCCTCGCGCGGGCGTGTCGAAAGCGATCGATCCCCTTCCAGGTGCGCGTCGATCCGGTCCCCGACCCGACGCCGGGCGAGGGCGACGACATCGTGGTCGGCGTCGGCGCGGTGGGCGGCGACGTGGCGCTCGTGGGCGCCGACCCGGCGAGTCTCGTCGCGGTGGCGACGGCGCGCGAACTCGGCGTCGACCCCGACCCGCTGCTCGCGCTCGCCGGCGTCGCGACGGCGGGCCGGCCGCTCGGCGCGGACGCCGCGGGGACGTTGCTCGACGCGACCCGCGAGCGGACGACGGTCGAACGCCGGCCGGGGCTGGCGACGCCGACGCCGGATCTCGCGGAGGGGCTGGCCCACTCGACGCTCGTCCGCGCGCCGGTCTCGGGCGACCCCGAGGCAGCGCGGACGGCGCTGTCGCGACTCGGTCTGCCGTCGGAGCCGACCGACGAGGATCGGCGCCGGCTCGCGTCGTGGCTGGCCGTCGAGGCGACGGCGTCGTCGGCGCGGGCGACCGAGGCAGTCGAGCGGGCGCTCCGTCCGCACGCGACGCCCGACGCTCGATTCGCGACCATTGAGGGCTTCGGCGACGCGCTGGACGCGGCCGCTCGCGAGCGGCCGGGAACGGGTATCGCCCTCGCCATCCGCGACGACGGGCCGGTAGCGGGGACCCTCGGCGCGTGGCGCGGCCACGCCCGCGCGGTCCACGAGGCGCTGACCGCGGCGACGACCGGTCGGTACGACGGCGTCTTCGTCGCGCGGGTCGACGAGACCGACCCCGGTCGACTCGGGACGGTCGCGCGGCTCTGCCGCGACTTCCAGTCCCCGGAGCCGGTCGTGTTGGCCGTCGGCGAGGGCGCGGCGGCCGCGGCGAGCGTCGACGACGCGCGGCTCGCGGACGCGAGCCGCGAGGCGGTGCGGTCGGTCGACGGGAGTGGAACGAGCGCCGGCGACGCCCGGCGGGCGACGGCGCGGTTCGATTCGGACGGAGAGGTATCGCGGTTCATTACGGCGTTCAGGGAGGCGTTATGA
- a CDS encoding cation:proton antiporter, giving the protein MFAAVGAVGFLAARFDLSPIPFYILAGIGLNESVLGVVGLPAVSASEFVVVGAELGIVFLLFFLGLEFNLDRLLADGERIGRAGVIDLVVNFGVGLALGFYLFGALLPALLLAGVVYISSSAIITKSLLDLGWIANPESSPMLGVLVFEDLVIAVYLAVVVALVSGGGDVWSAARSVGIAFAFIALLLVLVAAGTTLFERLLDTPSSEYFILRAVGVTVLLAGAALAVGVSEAVAAFFVGMAFSSTEYVHDLETALSSLRDVFAAVFFFWIGLVTDPFVVVGAAGVVAVMVVVSAPAKLLSGFLGGRTYALDDRRSLRVGLAMVTRGEFSLIIAAVALSGAGGTLATETANTIYAAAVGYVLVMSALGTTLMGTSTWFERFVTTES; this is encoded by the coding sequence ATGTTCGCGGCCGTCGGCGCGGTGGGCTTTCTCGCCGCCCGGTTCGACCTCTCGCCGATCCCGTTCTACATCCTCGCCGGCATCGGGCTGAACGAGTCCGTCCTCGGCGTCGTCGGCCTCCCCGCAGTGTCGGCGAGCGAGTTCGTCGTCGTCGGCGCCGAACTCGGTATCGTCTTCCTCCTCTTTTTTCTCGGCCTAGAGTTCAACCTCGACCGCCTGCTGGCCGACGGGGAGCGCATCGGCCGCGCAGGGGTGATCGACCTCGTCGTCAACTTCGGCGTCGGCCTCGCGCTCGGCTTCTATCTCTTCGGTGCGCTCCTGCCCGCCCTCTTGCTCGCCGGCGTGGTCTACATCTCCTCCAGTGCGATCATCACGAAGTCGCTGCTCGATCTGGGGTGGATCGCCAACCCGGAGAGTTCACCCATGCTCGGCGTCCTCGTCTTCGAGGACCTCGTCATCGCCGTCTATCTGGCCGTCGTGGTCGCGCTGGTCTCGGGCGGCGGCGACGTGTGGTCGGCGGCCCGCTCCGTCGGCATCGCCTTCGCCTTCATCGCCCTCCTGCTCGTCCTCGTGGCGGCGGGGACGACGCTGTTCGAACGCCTCCTCGACACCCCGTCCTCGGAGTACTTCATCCTCCGGGCGGTCGGGGTGACGGTCCTGCTGGCCGGGGCAGCGCTCGCCGTCGGCGTCAGCGAGGCCGTCGCCGCCTTCTTCGTCGGCATGGCGTTCAGTTCGACGGAGTACGTCCACGACCTCGAGACCGCGCTGTCGTCGCTCCGCGACGTGTTCGCGGCCGTCTTCTTCTTCTGGATCGGCCTCGTTACGGACCCGTTCGTGGTCGTCGGCGCCGCTGGCGTCGTCGCCGTCATGGTCGTGGTTTCGGCGCCCGCCAAACTCCTCAGTGGCTTCCTCGGCGGCCGAACCTACGCGCTCGACGACCGCCGCTCGCTCCGGGTGGGGTTGGCGATGGTCACCCGCGGCGAGTTCTCGCTCATCATCGCGGCGGTAGCGCTCTCGGGAGCGGGCGGGACGCTCGCCACCGAGACGGCCAACACCATCTACGCCGCCGCCGTGGGCTACGTCCTCGTGATGAGCGCGCTGGGGACGACGCTGATGGGCACGTCGACCTGGTTCGAGCGGTTCGTGACGACCGAATCGTGA
- a CDS encoding sodium:calcium antiporter: MLVDAALFLGGLAALVLGADRAVTGAGDLALYYGVSPFFIGVTLVSVGTSVPEMVTSMYAAYYGAGDLVVGNIVGSETAQITFAIGVVALIAPFVTERRNVLIYGSAMLLAMIVMALTLDDGVIVRSEGFLMMLAYLQFVYTLYANEGGVEIAEEVIEEPAEPENALPGILGGLALVVVGGQLMVTNGVALAAALGVPEYLVGLLTGLGTTLPEIVVAGIAAHEGRGGISVGSILGSNITDPVFSLGVGALLFDVTVENAAALRPSLVYMFVASAAVLTLFYWRRGIDRRAAIVCLVLYLPTFVVV, from the coding sequence ATGCTCGTGGACGCCGCGCTCTTTCTCGGCGGGTTGGCGGCGCTCGTCTTGGGAGCGGACCGTGCGGTGACGGGGGCGGGTGATCTCGCGCTTTACTACGGGGTCTCGCCCTTTTTTATCGGCGTGACCCTCGTCTCGGTCGGCACGTCCGTCCCCGAGATGGTCACTTCCATGTACGCCGCGTACTACGGGGCGGGCGACTTGGTCGTCGGCAACATCGTCGGCTCCGAGACGGCACAGATCACCTTCGCCATCGGCGTCGTCGCACTCATCGCCCCCTTCGTCACCGAGCGACGGAACGTCCTCATCTACGGCTCCGCGATGCTGCTGGCGATGATCGTCATGGCTCTCACGCTCGACGACGGCGTGATCGTCCGCTCGGAGGGGTTTCTCATGATGCTGGCGTACCTCCAGTTCGTCTACACGCTCTACGCGAACGAGGGAGGCGTGGAGATTGCCGAAGAGGTGATCGAGGAACCGGCCGAACCGGAGAACGCCCTCCCCGGCATCCTCGGTGGCCTGGCGCTGGTCGTCGTCGGGGGACAGCTCATGGTCACGAACGGCGTCGCGCTCGCGGCGGCGCTCGGCGTCCCCGAGTACCTGGTCGGCCTGTTGACCGGGCTGGGGACGACCCTCCCCGAAATCGTCGTCGCCGGGATCGCCGCCCACGAGGGACGGGGTGGCATCTCGGTCGGCTCCATCCTCGGGAGCAACATCACCGACCCGGTGTTCTCGCTCGGCGTCGGCGCCCTCCTCTTCGACGTGACCGTCGAGAACGCCGCGGCGCTCCGGCCGTCGCTCGTCTACATGTTCGTCGCGTCCGCAGCCGTACTGACGCTGTTTTATTGGCGGCGCGGGATCGATCGCCGGGCCGCGATCGTCTGTCTGGTGCTGTACCTGCCCACTTTCGTCGTCGTGTGA
- a CDS encoding phosphopantetheine adenylyltransferase — protein sequence MSRDDRTVILGGTFTPIHNGHRALLHESFQTASHDGPGDGHVVVGLTSTALAKRTRSDPSHADLLGPFEERRAALDAELNETAAAYTATYEVVELTDTGGPAATRADVDALVASPEAKAQYRAHELNRERRESGLRPLEIHTPPFVVAEDGERISSTRIRNGEIDEHGRLLD from the coding sequence ATGAGCCGCGACGATCGAACCGTGATCCTCGGCGGCACGTTCACGCCGATCCACAACGGACATCGCGCCCTGCTCCACGAGTCGTTCCAGACGGCGAGTCACGACGGCCCCGGCGACGGCCACGTCGTCGTCGGGCTCACGTCGACGGCGCTCGCGAAGCGGACGCGGAGCGATCCGTCCCACGCCGACCTCCTCGGTCCCTTCGAGGAGCGACGGGCGGCGCTCGATGCCGAACTGAACGAGACGGCGGCGGCGTACACGGCCACCTACGAAGTCGTCGAGCTGACCGACACGGGCGGCCCGGCCGCGACGCGGGCCGACGTGGACGCGCTCGTCGCCTCGCCGGAGGCGAAAGCGCAGTATCGCGCCCACGAACTCAACCGCGAGCGGCGGGAGAGCGGGCTTCGGCCGCTCGAAATCCACACGCCGCCGTTCGTCGTCGCCGAGGACGGCGAGCGCATCAGCAGCACGCGTATTCGCAACGGGGAGATCGACGAACACGGCCGGCTGCTGGACTGA
- a CDS encoding KEOPS complex subunit Pcc1 has protein sequence MKRACIETTHDDAATVAAALRPDDTSSMSTDVTDDVVRTTIERDTVGGLQSTVDDYVVNLTVAETVARTAREHDNNE, from the coding sequence ATGAAACGCGCCTGCATCGAGACGACCCACGACGACGCGGCGACCGTCGCGGCCGCACTCCGGCCGGACGACACGTCGTCGATGTCGACGGACGTGACGGACGACGTCGTCCGCACGACGATCGAACGCGACACCGTCGGCGGGCTGCAGTCGACCGTGGACGACTACGTGGTGAACTTGACGGTCGCGGAGACCGTCGCACGAACGGCACGCGAACACGACAACAATGAGTGA
- a CDS encoding 30S ribosomal protein S15: protein MARMHTRRRGSSGSDKPVADDPPEWSDVETEAIEERVVELAEQGHDPSVIGMKLRDEGVKGTPIPDVKLATGKKLTEILEEHDADGDLPADLRNLMQRAIRLREHMEANPQDHQNKRALQNTESKIRRLADYYRGDALDEDFRYSYDAAVELLE, encoded by the coding sequence ATGGCACGAATGCACACCCGCCGCCGTGGCTCGTCCGGATCGGACAAGCCGGTGGCAGACGACCCCCCGGAGTGGAGCGACGTAGAGACGGAGGCAATCGAGGAGCGCGTGGTCGAACTCGCCGAGCAGGGCCACGACCCGAGCGTCATCGGCATGAAGCTCCGTGACGAGGGCGTGAAAGGCACGCCGATCCCCGACGTGAAGCTGGCGACGGGCAAGAAGCTCACGGAGATTCTGGAAGAGCACGACGCCGACGGCGACCTGCCGGCGGACCTCCGCAACCTGATGCAGCGGGCGATCCGCCTGCGTGAGCACATGGAGGCGAACCCCCAGGACCACCAGAACAAGCGCGCACTCCAGAACACCGAGTCGAAGATCCGTCGCCTGGCCGACTACTACCGTGGCGACGCCCTCGACGAGGACTTCCGCTACAGCTACGACGCCGCCGTCGAACTGCTCGAATAG